CAGCTTCGCGAGGGGAAGACGATTGCATTGATTTCGGATGCTGGGATGCCTGGGGTGTCGGATCCGGGTGAGCGATTAATCCGCGCGTGTGGTCGAGAAGGGATCACGGTGGAGGTGGTGCCAGGGCCTTCAGCGGTTTTGCAGGCATTGGTGGCAGCGGGGTTTTCGATGACCCCGTTTTATTTTGGTGGTTTTTTGCCAGTTAAGAGCGGCAAGAGGCAGCGTGAACTAGCAGAGGCACGCGATCGAGGTTGCACATCGGTTTATTTTGAATCGCCGCATCGTTTTTTGAAAAGTCTTGCAGATGTTCAATTGGTGATGCCGGAGCGGCTCGTGTGTGTAGCCAGGGAATTGACGAAACGTTTTGAGGAGGTGAGATGGGGCACGGCAAGGGAGTTGTTGGCGCATTACGAAAAGCAGGGGGTGAAGGGCGAGATTTGTATAGTTATCGAGGGGAATAAAAAAAGGCGTGCCGAAAAAACAACAGAGCGGGCTTTCCAAGAGTCTGCGAAGGAAGAATAATAGAGAGCATGGGCTGGAGAAGATTTAGTAGTTACTTTTTGAGAATTGGAATTGGGGTGATCATTTTTCTGGGTGTGCCGATGATACGAGGAGAAGAGCCGCGGGTGAAGTGGGTGAAACTCCATCGTGTCGAGAATGGTGAGAAGCGCAATACGGGTGGAAACGAGGCTTTGGAGTATGAGCATCGGTATTGGGATTATGGTGCAGTGACGGAAAAGGAGATTCGAGAGAGGCGAGGGGATGTGTTGGTGTTTATATGGAAAAATGAAGGGACGCCGTTGGATGGAGAGGCGCGATTTTCCTACCGTCAAGAAAGGACTGGGGATCAGGTGAAGGTAGTGCGTTTCCCGATAGAAAGAGCAAAAGGCTTGCAGCGGACGGTGGTGAGAGTTGTGGGTGACGATTATTTTCAGGGTGGTGCGTTGCGGAGTTGGCTTTTTGAAATTCGGGATGTTGAGGGGAAGACACTTTTGAGAAAGAAATCATTTATATGGTGAATTATTTATGAAGTTAAGTTTTTGCATGATCCTGGGTCAAGGTGTGTTGCAGCCTATTTTTTTGGAAAACTTAAATTTTATCCAGGTGATGAATAAGGGTGGGTTATTGATGTGGCCGATTTTGATATGCAGCGTGATAGCGATCAGCGTTTTTGTTGAGCGTGTTATTTATTATCGGAGGGTGGATTTGGATGTTGGAAAGTTTTTGTCGGGGATAATTCCTCTGATTCGCAAGAAGGCTTATGCGGAGGCGTTGGAGCGATGTGATGAGAGCCATGGTCCTGTGGTGAGGGTATGCCAAGCCGCGATTCTCAAGCGTGAATTAGAGTCAAGTGAATTGAGGCAAGTTGTGAAAGAGATAGCACAGCTTCAAGTGCCAGAGATTGAGGCGCGGTTGAGTGTATTGATGTCGGTGGGATATATCGCGCCGCTGCTTGGCTTGTTGGGGACTGTATCGGGGATGATTGAGGTGTTTTTCCGTTTGCAAAGTGCATTATCAGCAGCGCCCGTGAATGACTTGACTGGAGGGATATGGGAGGCGCTGTTGACGACGGCAGCCGGTCTGAG
This genomic stretch from Candidatus Methylacidiphilales bacterium harbors:
- a CDS encoding MotA/TolQ/ExbB proton channel family protein, with product MILGQGVLQPIFLENLNFIQVMNKGGLLMWPILICSVIAISVFVERVIYYRRVDLDVGKFLSGIIPLIRKKAYAEALERCDESHGPVVRVCQAAILKRELESSELRQVVKEIAQLQVPEIEARLSVLMSVGYIAPLLGLLGTVSGMIEVFFRLQSALSAAPVNDLTGGIWEALLTTAAGLSVAIPCYLGYNYLVSRMNVILQDMERAGVELIHAIVETRSKKEEA
- the rsmI gene encoding 16S rRNA (cytidine(1402)-2'-O)-methyltransferase translates to MMRGAMSDEGKNGKLYVVATPIGNLEDITLRALRVLREVDCVAAEDTRHSRRLLEHFGIEKEMVSYHEFNEAKRTEEFLVQLREGKTIALISDAGMPGVSDPGERLIRACGREGITVEVVPGPSAVLQALVAAGFSMTPFYFGGFLPVKSGKRQRELAEARDRGCTSVYFESPHRFLKSLADVQLVMPERLVCVARELTKRFEEVRWGTARELLAHYEKQGVKGEICIVIEGNKKRRAEKTTERAFQESAKEE